Proteins from one Bacteroides zhangwenhongii genomic window:
- a CDS encoding AGE family epimerase/isomerase: MDFKKLANQYRNELLDNVLPFWIDHSQDGEYGGYFTCLDREGKVFDTDKFIWLQGREVWTFSMLYNKVEKRQEWLDCAVQGGEFLKKYGHDGNYNWYFSLDRSGRPLVEPYNIFSYTFATMAFGQLSLATGNQEYADIARKTFDIILSKVDNPKGKWNKLHPSTRNLKNFALPMILCNLAMEIEHILGKDYLEQAIDTCIHEVMDVFYRPELGGIIVENVDVNGSLVDCFEGRQITPGHAIEAMWFIMDLGKRLHRPELIEKAKNTTLTMLEYGWDKEYGGIYYFLDRNSFPPQQLEWDQKLWWVHIESLISLLKGYQLTGDKLCLEWFEKVHDYTWVHFRDAEYPEWYGYLNRRGEVLLPLKGGKWKGCFHVPRGLFQCWKILETIYSK, translated from the coding sequence ATGGATTTTAAGAAACTAGCAAATCAGTACCGAAATGAATTGTTGGACAATGTCCTTCCATTCTGGATCGACCACTCCCAGGACGGTGAATACGGCGGTTATTTCACCTGTCTGGACCGTGAAGGGAAGGTTTTCGATACGGATAAGTTCATTTGGTTGCAGGGACGTGAGGTATGGACGTTCTCCATGCTTTACAACAAGGTGGAGAAACGCCAGGAATGGCTGGACTGTGCCGTTCAAGGTGGCGAATTTTTAAAGAAATACGGACATGACGGAAATTACAACTGGTACTTTTCCCTCGATCGTTCGGGTAGACCGTTGGTAGAACCGTATAACATTTTCTCCTATACTTTTGCAACGATGGCTTTCGGACAATTGAGTTTGGCAACCGGCAATCAGGAGTATGCCGATATTGCCAGAAAGACATTCGATATTATCTTGTCCAAAGTTGATAACCCTAAAGGAAAATGGAACAAGCTTCATCCCAGTACACGCAATCTAAAGAATTTTGCTCTTCCGATGATTCTCTGCAATCTTGCTATGGAAATAGAGCATATTTTAGGTAAAGATTATTTAGAACAGGCTATAGACACTTGTATCCATGAAGTTATGGACGTCTTTTATCGTCCCGAACTTGGTGGAATCATTGTCGAGAATGTAGATGTAAACGGCAGCCTTGTAGATTGTTTTGAAGGTCGCCAGATCACTCCCGGCCACGCGATTGAAGCCATGTGGTTTATCATGGACTTGGGTAAGCGTCTGCATCGTCCAGAACTGATAGAGAAAGCGAAAAATACGACTCTTACCATGCTTGAATATGGTTGGGATAAAGAGTATGGTGGCATTTATTACTTTTTAGATCGTAACAGTTTTCCTCCTCAACAGTTGGAATGGGACCAGAAACTCTGGTGGGTGCACATTGAATCTCTGATTTCATTGTTAAAAGGCTATCAGTTGACAGGAGACAAACTGTGTCTGGAATGGTTTGAAAAAGTACATGATTATACATGGGTACACTTTAGGGACGCTGAGTATCCGGAATGGTACGGATACTTGAATAGAAGAGGCGAAGTATTGTTACCCTTGAAAGGTGGTAAATGGAAAGGATGTTTTCATGTACCTAGAGGACTGTTTCAATGCTGGAAAATATTGGAAACTATTTATTCTAAATAA
- a CDS encoding SusC/RagA family TonB-linked outer membrane protein, which produces MKHKAMQKGRFCSMRILFFSLTILFVCASNSYAQSTVNGVVVDATGLPLPGVSVTVKGSATGTTTDLNGHFTLNAPRSATLVLSYIGMITQEVKVNSRSMINVTLQEDINSLDEVVVVGYGTQKKIHLTGSISSVSSKELLKSTTSNVSQALVGKLPGLISQQATGAPGADDVSLLVRGHSTYNGGDGPLILVDGVERSMAYINPNEVESVTILKDAASCAVYGMKAAAGVILVTTKRGTEGKTTINYKGSLTLSHATTLPKFMNGTHYMQWYNYARRMDGEKIYFTDEEIAMTTNGDPTDGFENTDWQEPIYRTTLMHQHNLSISGGNEKTRYFLSGGFMKQNGFIKGFELERGNFRSNIDTQVTKDISVSLNVAGKINDYYQPGGDSYENQTTNNVVGVLLYAAPFVPLEYEGMPASGYRGASNPDYAAGHSGYSKTRTMRLETSAKIEYSFPFLKGLKAGMFVGWDWQDRDSHSFKYSYELMLYKPESKKYVRQYASNLLPTGGMSVGDEKEQQVVLRPSISYNQKFGLHDVGALFLYEQTERKGNTLTGYRSDFALLDIDELPFGSTIHPTDGNFSSSIRQGYAGYVGRFNYAYNNRYLAEFTFRYDGSYHFKEGNRWGFFPSASLGWVASEEDFFKELFPQVERFKLRASFGILGSDNVDPFLYRKQYAWSKNNTVFGTTPQAVNTLYNKVSYPMENLTWEKCRSINVGFELSAWNGLLGIEFDVFYKYTYDILRPIGGVYPPSLGGHYPSIENSGTFDNRGFEITVKHRNHIGKFNYSLNGNLSFAHNKILRMTQADNTKPWQNRLGTSVGAIWGLKSLGLYQTQAEIDAAPLPISETPRLGDIRYLDYNGDGLISWDDEVKIARPTTPEMMFSLMADANWKGFDLSVQLQGAALCDKLLCGEWNNGARDQTPLTRPFYAGWDNAPYYLVENSWRPDNTNAEYPRLSTVAYANNAQVSDFWKRNGAYVRLKNVTLGYTLPQSWVKKAGISNLRLFASGHNLFTFTEFKYLDPESANVIQGYYPQQRTFTFGVDVTF; this is translated from the coding sequence ATGAAACACAAAGCTATGCAAAAAGGTCGTTTTTGTTCTATGAGAATATTATTCTTCTCATTAACAATACTTTTTGTATGCGCATCGAATAGTTATGCGCAAAGTACAGTCAATGGAGTCGTCGTAGATGCGACAGGGTTGCCGTTACCCGGAGTCAGTGTGACCGTAAAGGGGAGCGCAACGGGCACAACTACTGATCTTAATGGTCATTTTACCTTGAATGCACCCAGATCTGCTACATTAGTGCTATCATATATAGGTATGATAACACAAGAGGTAAAAGTAAACAGCCGTTCTATGATTAATGTTACCCTTCAAGAAGACATTAATAGTCTCGACGAGGTGGTAGTAGTCGGTTATGGTACCCAGAAAAAGATCCATCTCACAGGATCAATATCTTCGGTATCTTCTAAAGAATTATTGAAGTCAACAACAAGCAACGTTTCGCAAGCCTTGGTCGGCAAGTTGCCGGGATTGATATCTCAACAAGCCACCGGAGCCCCGGGAGCTGATGATGTTTCATTGTTGGTTCGTGGACATTCCACATATAATGGAGGTGACGGCCCCCTTATTCTGGTAGATGGTGTAGAACGCAGCATGGCGTATATCAATCCCAATGAAGTGGAATCAGTTACTATATTAAAAGATGCTGCCTCGTGTGCTGTGTATGGAATGAAAGCTGCTGCAGGTGTAATATTGGTCACTACCAAACGAGGAACAGAGGGCAAAACTACCATTAATTATAAAGGGTCGCTCACTTTGTCACATGCTACTACACTGCCCAAGTTTATGAATGGTACACACTATATGCAGTGGTATAACTATGCTCGCCGCATGGATGGTGAGAAAATCTACTTTACCGATGAAGAAATTGCCATGACTACCAATGGAGATCCTACCGATGGCTTTGAAAATACCGATTGGCAGGAACCTATTTATCGTACTACTTTAATGCATCAGCACAATCTTTCTATCAGTGGTGGTAACGAGAAAACCCGTTACTTCCTCAGTGGTGGATTTATGAAACAGAATGGCTTCATTAAAGGTTTTGAGCTGGAACGTGGCAACTTCCGTTCGAATATCGATACGCAAGTAACCAAAGATATCAGCGTGTCACTTAACGTGGCCGGTAAAATTAACGACTATTATCAGCCAGGTGGCGACAGTTATGAGAATCAAACGACGAATAATGTGGTGGGGGTATTGCTTTATGCTGCTCCGTTTGTTCCACTCGAATATGAAGGGATGCCGGCATCTGGTTATCGTGGCGCTTCCAATCCTGATTATGCAGCCGGACATTCGGGCTATAGCAAAACGCGCACCATGCGTCTGGAGACATCGGCCAAGATAGAATACTCTTTCCCCTTCCTCAAAGGTTTGAAAGCTGGTATGTTTGTGGGTTGGGACTGGCAAGATCGCGATTCACACAGCTTCAAATACTCTTACGAATTGATGCTTTATAAACCCGAGTCCAAGAAATATGTACGTCAGTATGCTTCTAATCTGTTGCCAACAGGGGGGATGTCAGTCGGTGACGAGAAAGAACAGCAAGTGGTATTACGCCCTTCTATCTCATACAACCAAAAGTTTGGTTTACATGATGTAGGTGCACTATTCCTTTATGAACAAACTGAGCGTAAAGGAAATACGCTGACAGGCTATCGCTCCGATTTCGCACTACTCGATATTGACGAGTTACCTTTTGGATCTACTATTCATCCCACCGATGGTAACTTCTCCAGCAGCATCCGCCAGGGCTATGCCGGTTATGTTGGTCGTTTCAACTATGCTTATAATAACCGTTATTTGGCTGAATTTACTTTCCGGTACGATGGCTCTTATCACTTTAAAGAGGGTAATCGCTGGGGATTCTTCCCATCGGCTTCATTGGGCTGGGTTGCTTCTGAAGAAGATTTTTTCAAAGAACTCTTTCCTCAAGTGGAACGCTTCAAGTTAAGAGCCTCTTTCGGTATCTTAGGTAGCGACAATGTTGATCCTTTCCTCTACCGCAAACAGTACGCATGGTCAAAAAACAATACGGTTTTCGGTACCACTCCACAAGCGGTGAATACCTTGTATAATAAAGTATCTTACCCGATGGAGAATCTTACTTGGGAGAAATGTCGTTCTATCAACGTTGGTTTCGAACTTTCGGCATGGAATGGTCTTTTGGGCATTGAGTTCGATGTTTTCTACAAATATACTTACGATATCCTTCGTCCCATTGGTGGGGTATATCCTCCTTCGCTGGGAGGCCATTATCCGAGTATTGAAAACAGTGGTACATTTGATAACCGTGGATTCGAGATTACAGTAAAACACCGTAATCACATTGGCAAATTCAATTACAGCCTGAATGGTAACCTTTCGTTTGCCCACAATAAAATACTGCGTATGACGCAGGCTGACAATACTAAACCTTGGCAGAACCGTCTGGGGACATCGGTAGGGGCCATTTGGGGGTTGAAATCGCTAGGTCTGTATCAGACACAAGCCGAGATTGACGCAGCTCCGTTACCCATTAGCGAAACTCCCCGATTGGGTGACATTCGTTATCTTGATTATAATGGCGATGGACTCATTAGCTGGGACGATGAGGTGAAGATTGCACGCCCCACCACGCCTGAGATGATGTTCTCGTTGATGGCCGACGCCAACTGGAAAGGGTTCGACCTCTCTGTTCAGTTGCAAGGTGCTGCCTTGTGCGACAAGTTGCTTTGTGGCGAATGGAATAACGGTGCACGTGACCAGACTCCACTTACGCGCCCTTTCTATGCCGGATGGGATAACGCGCCTTACTACTTGGTAGAGAACAGCTGGCGTCCCGACAATACCAATGCTGAATATCCGCGTCTCAGTACAGTGGCTTATGCTAATAATGCCCAGGTATCTGACTTCTGGAAGCGTAATGGTGCTTATGTACGCCTCAAAAATGTGACTTTGGGATATACCTTGCCACAGTCATGGGTAAAGAAAGCCGGTATCAGCAATCTTCGTCTGTTTGCCAGCGGCCACAACCTTTTTACTTTCACCGAGTTT